Genomic window (Croceicoccus sp. Ery15):
TGACATCAACTATATCGCGATGACCGGTGCCTTGCATGCCATCGGGAAGAAGGGCGAGCCGCCGACCGTACCGCTCAACCTTGTGGGTGATTATGCTGGCGGCACAATGTTTATGGCGCTGGGGATCGTTTCCGCAGTCCTGTCTGCGCGCCAGACCGGTAGGGGCCAGGTCGTCGATGCAGCCATGGTCGATGGCGTGGCAAACCTGCTGGGCCTTTATCATGCATTCGTGGCCAACGGGCTTTGGCAGGACGAACCCGAATCCAACCTCCTCGACGGGGGTGCGCCGTTCTATCAATGCTACCTGTGCCATTGTGGCGGATCGGTCGCGGTTGGCGCGTTGGAGCCGCAATTCTTCGCTGCGCTGCTGGATGGGCTGAATGTGCCGCAGGACCGGTATGACCAGAATGACCGGTCGCAGTGGCCCGCCATGCAGGCAGAGTTCAAGCGGATCTTCGCATCGGCATCCCGCGACGATTGGGAGCAGCGATTTGCGGGCACCGACGCCTGCGTTTCACCGGTCCTCTCCCTTAGCGAAGCCACCCGGCACCCGGTCAACGCCGAACGCAGCGTGTTCATCGATCATAATGGGGTGATGCAGGCCGCACCAGCGCCGCGCTTCTCGGCGACGCCCGGGCAGGTGACGCCCAGCCGGTCGGCTACTGTCGAAGACATCGTCGATGCATGGACTACAGCCGGATGACGCGCTTTCCCGCGTTCTCGCCGCGGTAGAGCCCGGCAAGGGCATCCGGACACATCTCAATCCCGTCCAGCAGATCTTCGCAGTAGCGCAGCTTGCCCTGGCGCACCCATTGCGCCAGCTTCGCCACGGAGTTTTCCCAGCGGTCGAAGTGATCGAACACAACAAATCCCTGCATTCGAGCGCGTTTCACAAGGAGATGCCGCTCCACGCGCGGCCCGGTTGGCCACGGGCTCCAGCGATCTATGGCGGCGGTACCGCAATTCACCACCCGCGCATGCAATGCCAGATGCGGCAAGACCGCATCGCTGATCGCACCCGACGTATTGTCGAAATATATGTCGACGCCATCCGGACACGCCTTCGCCAGTGCCTCGTCCAGTCCTGCGGCCTTGTAATCGATTGCCGCGTCGAAGCCGAAATCTACGATGCACTGGCTGACCTTGGCTGGTCCGCCTGCAATGCCCACGGTGCGGCACCCCAGCATGCGGCCGATCTGCCCGACGGCTGACCCTACTGAGCCGGCCGCTGTCGAAACGACCAGCGTATCGCCCGCTTTCGGTTCGCCCACCATCGTCAGGGCAAGAAAGGCCGTGATGCCGTTGATGCCCAGTACGCCAAGCGCAAGGGAAGGGGAAAGATCCGGCTGTGAAACCGCGCGCACGATTGCATCCGACCCGACTGTTGCGATTTCCTGCCAGCCGAACCAGCCGAGGACGATCTGACCCTCGCGCCAGTCGGGATGGCGACTTTCCGTGATTTCGCCCACCGCCAGCGAACGCATTACGCCGCCGACGGGCACGGGATCCGAATAATTACCGGCATCTGCGATCCAGCCACGCATCGCAGGGTCAACCGACAAGAAGCGATTGGCGATACGAAGTTGACCTTCGCCCAAAGGCGGAACCGCAATCCGGTCCATCGCAAAATTGGCGGCCTGCGCTATGCCGGCCGGTCTCGATACGAGTATGACCCTGCGGTTCATTTCGACCTTTTGATTCCCCATACACCACCGAAAGCCCGTGTTTTGGATAGAGATATCCTATCGCAGGGTAGGTGATGAGATGGCCTGCGGCCCGGATGGGGGTCACCAAAAGAACGGACAGAGGTTCGTTCACGGTCGACTTCGGGAGAATCGCTCCAATGCGTGATGTATTTATCTATGACCACGTTCGGACACCGCGCGGACGCGGACGGGCGGATGGCTCGCTGCATGAAATTCCCGCCATCGAACTGGTCACCCAGTTGTTGCAGGAAATCCGCGATCGCAATGGCCTCGAAACGGCTCTTCTGGACGATGTGGTGATCGGGTGTGCTCAGCCCGTGGGCGAGCAGGGCGGAGTGCTTGCTCGCGGGGCAGTGGTGAACGCGGGCTATGCCCACAGCGTTGCCGGTCAGCAATTGCACCGCTTTTGCGCCTCTGGGCTCGAGGCCGTGAATAATGTCGCTGCGCAGGTCGCCAGCGGGATGGCCAGCGCAGGCATCGGCGGCGGCGTCGAAAGCATGAGCCGCGTGATCATGGGCTATGACAGCGGGGCGTGGGTCGCGGATCCCGCCGTCGCCCTGCAAAATTACTATGCGCCGCAAGGCCTTGGCGCAGACATGATTGCTACCCTCGAAGGATACAGCCGCGAAGCTGTCGACCAATATGCGGTTGAAAGCCAGCGCCGCGCTGCAAAGTCATGGGACGAACGCAATTTTGACCGCTCGATCGTGCCAGTGAAGGACGTGATGGGCGAAGTCATCCTGGACAATGACGAATACCGGCGGCCGGCAACAACCATGGAATCGCTCGCGGGCCTGAAGGCTGCCTTCCCGCCCTTTGCCAAGATGGGCTTCGGCCGCGTCGCCAAGGAACGCTATCCCGAGATCGAGGAAATCAATCACGTCCATACCGGCGGCAATTCCAGCGGCATCGTCGACGGTTCGGGCATCGTGATGCTGGGCGATGCCGAGTTCGGTAAAGCCGCCGGCCTCAAGCCGCGCGCCCGTATCAAGGGCTGGGCCTCGATAGGGTCTGATCCGACCATCATGCTGACCGCGCCCGCAGATGTCGCACGCAAGGCGCTGAAGAACGTGGGCATGGAGAAGGGCGACATCGACCTCTACGAATTGAACGAGGCGTTCGCCAGCGTTGTCTTGCGCTTCATGGACCATCTGGGCGTCGATCACGACATCACCAATGTGGCAGGCGGCGCAATTGCCCTTGGCCATCCGCTTGGCGCGACGGGCGCCATGATCTTGGGCACCGTTCTCGACGAACTGGAACGCCGCGACCTCAATACCGCCATGACCCTGCTGTGCGCCGGCAACGGCCTCGGCACCGCCACCATTATCGAACGGGTGTGACCCGATGAGCGAAAGCGCAAAGAGCAAAACCATGCGACACATCAAGCTGGACAAGGGCGCCGACGGCGTCGCCATTCTAACACTCGACAATGCTGATGAGAGCATGAATGTCGTTTCGGGCGAATGGCTTGAAGATATGAATGCCGCAATTGCAGAGTTGCGGGACGACGAGAGTGTTACCGGCGTCATCATCACATCGGGCAAGAAGGCCTTCATGGCGGGCGCCGACCTCAAGCTGATGGTGGCCGGTTATGAAACCATGACGCCCACGGATGCCTTTGCGTTCAGCCAGAAGGCAACGGCAATGCACCGCGCGCTGGAAACGATGGGCAAGCCGGTCGCCTGTGCCATGAACGGCCTTGCGCTTGGCGGAGGGTTCGAACTGGCACTGGCATGCCACCACCGTGTGCTGTCGGACGATCCGCGTGCCGTCGTGGGGCTGCCAGAAGTCAATCTGGGTCTTTTGCCGGGATCGGGCGGCACGCAGCGCCTGCCACGCCTGATTGGTCGCAAGAAGGGGCTCGACCTGCTTCTTTCCGGCCGTTCGGTCGCGCCGAAGGAAGCGCTGGAACTGGGCCTCGTCGACGAAATCGCACCTATCGACCAGCTGGTCGACAAGGCGCGCCAGTGGCTGGCCACCAATCCGCCCGCAGAGCGGATCTGGGACGTTAAAGGCTATGCCATTCCCGAGATGCGGGGCATGATTGTGCCCGAAGTCGCGATGGATTATTCGATCAGCGTCGCGCAGGTCGCTGGCAAGCATGGCTATCATTATCCGGCGCCCGCTGCGATTCTATCATGTGTGTTCGAAGGGTTGCAATTACCGATGGGCAAGGCGCTTTCGGTGGAAAGCAAGTACTTCGCAAATCTACTGACCGATCCGGTCGCGCGTAACATCATCCGCACAACCTTCATTTCCAAGCAGGCTGCCGAAAAGGGTGCGCGTCGCCCCGAAGGGGTGGCGAAGTCGGAAGTGAAGAAACTGGGTGTGCTGGGCGCCGGCATGATGGGTGCGGGCATTGCGCTCGTCGCTGCCAAGGCGGGGATCGACGTGGTATTGATTGACCGAGACACGACCACCGCCGCCAAAGGCAAGGCCTATAGCGAAAAGGTGTTCGGCAAGGCTGTCGAGCGCGGCAAGATGCCGCAGGACAAGGCCGATGCCGCGCTTGCGCATATCACGCCGACCGACGATTTCGCGCTGCTCGACGGATGCGATCTTGTGGTCGAGGCGGTGTTCGAGGATATGGGCATCAAGGCCGAAACCACGCAAAAGGCCGAAGCCGTCCTGCCGGAGAGCGCGGTCTTTGCGACCAATACCTCCACCCTGCCGATTTCGGAGCTTGCCAAGGCTTCCAAGCGGCCGGACCAATATATCGGCCTGCATTTCTTTTCGCCTGTCGATCGCATGGGACTGGTCGAAGTCATCATGGGCGAGCAGACGTCGGACGAGACGCTGGCCAAGTCGCTGGATTTCATCGCCCAGATCCGCAAGACCCCGATCGTCGTCAATGACGCGCAGGGTTTCTACACCAGCCGGGTCTTTCGCATGTTCATCTTCGAAGGCGCTGCGATGCTGGAAGACGGCGTGGAGCCCGCAAGGATCGAGAATGCCGCGAAGGCTGCCGGTTTCCCGATCGGCCCGCTCGCCCTGCTGGACGAGGTGACGATCGACCTGCCGTTCAAGATCCTCAAGGATGCGGAAGGCAAGGACGGGAACCTCTATACGATCGAGCGTGGCGGCAAGGTGCTCGACCGGATGCTCGAACTCGGTCGCGGCAGCCGCAAGGCCGGTGCCGGCTTCTACGAATATGCCGAGGATGGCAGCAAACATCTGTGGGAAGGTCTCGGCACGGAATTCCCGGTGTCCGACGATCAGCCTGATCAGGAGGAACTGAAGAAGCGCTTCCTCTACTCGCAGGCCAATGAAACCGCGCAATGCCTTGAGGAAGGCGTGCTCGAAACCGCGCAGGATGCGGATCTGGGTGCGATATTGGGTTGGGGCTTCCCCGTCTGGACGGGCGGCACGCTCAGCTACATCGACACGATCGGGGTTGCCGAATTCGTGAAGGATGCCAGCAGGCTGGCGGACAATTACGGCGCCCGTTTTGCTCCTTCGAAATGGTTGCAGGACCGGGCGGCCGCGAACACCGCCTTCTACCCGCCGATCAAGACAGGCTGAGCACCGATGCAGCGTACTATCTTCGAACCCGAGCACGAGCAGTTTCGCGACAGCGTTCGCAAGTTCATGCAAACGGAAGTGGGGCCCCATGCTGACCGCTGGCGCGAAGCCGGAATTGTAGACCGCGAAGTCTATCTCAAGGCTGGCGAGCAGGGCCTGCTATGCGTGTTCGCGGATGAGAAATATGGTGGTGCGGGGATCGAGGATCTCCGTTTCGACCAGATCATCATCGAAGAGAACATGCGTTATGGCGACATCGGGTTCTACATCAACCTGCATAGTGATCTTGTTGCGCCGTACATCCACAAGCTCTGCAATGATGAGCAGCGGGATCGCTTCATGCCCGGAATCGTGTCGGGCGAGACGGTCCTGGCGGTAGCCATGACCGAACCTTCGACCGGCAGCGATCTTGCCGGCATGAAGACCCGTGCGGTCGAAAATGGCGATCACTGGGTATTGAACGGGGCCAAGACCTATATCTCCAACGGCATCCTCGGCGATCTGATAGTCGTGGCGGCGCGCACCGATCCCGACAAGCCGCATGGCATCAGCCTGTTCCTTGTCGAGCGTGGCATGGAAGGGTTCGAACGGGGCCGCAAGCTCGACAAGATGGGGCTGAAGTCCCAGGACACGGCAGAGCTGTTCTTCAACGATGTGAAGGTGCCGCAGGCAAACCTGATCGGCGAGGCCGGGCAGGGTTTCAAATATCTCGCCCGGATGCTGGCGCAGGAAAGGCTGATCGCGGCCATAGGTTTCATGGCGACCGCGCAGACGGCGTTCGACCTCACGCTCGATTATGTGAAGGAACGCCGGGCCTTCGGCAAGCCGATCGGGGCGTTCCAGAATACGCGGTTCAAGATGGCCCAGATGCGCGCCGAACTCGACATGGCGCAGACCTATGTCGATCAATGCGTCATGTTGCTCAATGACAAGAAGCTGACTGCCGAAGATGCCTCGGCGGCAAAGCTTCTGACCAGCGAGCTGGAAGGGCGCGTCATGGACATCTGCGTGCAATTGCATGGCGGCGCGGGGTATATGGAAGAATACCGTATCAGCCGCATGTACACCGATGCGCGCATCAGCCGCATTTTCGCGGGCACAAGCGAAATCATGTTGGAAATCATCGGTCGCGGAATCGGACTGGACGAGCGCAAGATGAACTAACGTGGGCCTGCCCACTGGCACTGGCAGGTGATAACACTGAACAGCGCAATTACGGCAATGGCGTGCAGATCCCTGCTGAGCTAGGCGTCAGGGACATGATCCTCATGACCAGCTCGTAGCACTTGAAGGCTATGGTCTGTCGATCGTGGGAGAACAAGAGATCGATAGCGATTGATGGTACATCGGCCTCCCCACTTGCGAATTCCTCGCGAGTTCACCCCGAGAGCAGATCGCCACCGCAAGAGGATGCTGCACGATGCCGTGTTACGAATTCCAGGGCCTGCGGCCGGTGGTGGATGCCGCCAGCTACCTCCATCCGCTGGCATCGCTGATCGGCGATGTGATTGTGGGGCCGGGCTGCTATATCGGACCCGGTGCAAGCCTGCGGGCCGATTTCGGGCGGATCATCGTCGAGCGGGACGCCAGCATACAGGATAATGCCACGATCCATGTGTCCACCGAAAGGGACACGGTGATCAAGCGCGGCGCCACTATCGCCCACGGCGCCGTAGTTCACGGCTGCGAGATTGGCGAGAACTGTCTCGTCGGGATCAATTCGGTCGTTCTGGATGCAGCGATCCTCGCCCCCGAATGCCTGGTGGCGGCCATGTCGTTCGTTCCGCATGGCATGGAAGTACCCCAGCGCAGCGTCCTTATGGGTATTCCAGCGCGTATTGTCCGCACCTTAGCGGGCGAGGAAGTTTCATGGCGCAACGATGGTGACGGGGACTACCAGCTTCTTACGCGCGAAGCACTTACCAGTCTCCGCCAGACCGAGCCCCTGCGTCAGGTCCAACCTGACAGGAAACGAACTCGGATCGAAGCCAGCGCCGTGACGCTGACACGCCGGTCGTCCGACTAGTCGTCCTGATCGGTCTGCAGCGCATTCATCACTTCAAGATGCTGGGTCGAGCGGTTATCTCCGTGGTGGTCGAGCGTGTCGAGAAGCAGAGACAGCAGCGATCGCAACTGATCCAGTTCCCCAGCAGAGAACGCTTTCTGGGCGCCAGCCTCCATCGCCTTGGCCTTCGCGAAAAGTCCGATCATTGTCTCGCGACCGGCTTTTGTCAGAGCGATGCTCGCATCCTCTGACAGCTCGATATACCCTTCGGCCACCAGCCTTTGAATATCGTCTTCCCTCCATTGCCAGCCTGATGCGTCCAGCATGGAGTTGACCTCCTCGACAGTAGCCGGGCCACCCTGCATCAGTACCGAGAGCGCATAGTGATCGACCTGAGACAGGCCAAGACCGCTAGCCTCGAGCCGGACATCATCGGTGAGCATGAAATAGGCGCGCGCGATAAGATAGTTGAGATCGCGGCGATTTTGGCCGTCGCCGCCGCCGGGGAACGTCTTGCGCGCATATTTCCCGCGGTGGAACAACAGAGGTTCCTTCTCCGACTGCTCGAGATCCAGGACTTCGCCGACAAAAATGATGTGATCGCCGCCATCGTATCGATAGGCCGTCCGGCATTCGAAGCGCGCAGCACAATCTTGCAGGAGAGGAACCCCACCTGCGCTCGTTTCGAACTCCACTCCCTCGAACTTGTCGATCCCGGGAGTGGCAAACCGGTTCGATAGCGCTTCCTGATCGGCCCCGAGAATATGTACTGCGAAGGCATCGACACTCGTGAACGCCTCGATGTTTGACGACTTCTTCGCCAGGCTCCACAGCACAAGAGGCGGATCGAGTGACACGGAATTGAAACTGTTCGCAGTCAGCCCGACATTTCGCCCGTCGTGGCTGGTTGTCACGATGGTCACACCGGTAGCGAAATTACCCAGTGCATCTCTCAATGATTTCGCTTCGATCACTGTTTGCCTCTCGACTCGTGGAAGGTCCATGCCGCCCCGTAGTTGGCCTTATTCTACAGAGGCCTCCCGATCCTTTACCTTCCGAGCGATAGGAACAGAGCTGCCGAAAAATTCCGCGATACCGCCCTTTTAACAATCGCCCTGCCTGTCGACAGGAAAGGCTATCCGAACTCTCTGACAAAACAACAGCTGTTCATTGCGATGACCTGTCGATCGATGTGCTTCGAAGTCGAACGGGTGCCTCGCTAAATAGCTCGGATTGCGATGCGTCTCCCGCTCGTCGCTCATTGCTCGGAGAAATCATGCGTAAGCTGCCCGCACATCTCACCCGCCGCAAAGCGCTTCACGGTCTGGCCGCCGGGACCGGTGCCTTGGCACTTTCCAGTTCAACGGCCGCACTGGGTAAGGCAACGGGCTTAATGAGAACAGAGCAAAGCCTGGCCTGGACGCCGGCATGGCAGCTTCGGGAAATGATGGCCGACAAGTCGCTGTCGCCGGTCGAACTGACGCGCTATTTTCTTGATCGGATCGACCGTATCGATCCACTTATCCACGCATACATAACCGTCGATCGCGAAGGCGCGCTTGCGCAGGCCGCATTGGCCGAAAAGGCGATATCGAACGGCGACACGCTGGGTCCGCTTCACGGAATCCCGATCTCAATCAAGGATCTTTACGCGACCAAAGGCCTCGTCACCACACAGGGGTCGATGGCGATGAAGGACCTTGTCCCTACCGTTGACGAGATCCTTGTCGAACGCCTCCGCAATGCAGGGGCCATCATCGTGGGCAAGACGAATGCGCCAGAATTCGCAACTTTCCCGCGGACGAAAACGCTCCTTGCCGGCGAAACGCTCAATCCATGGGATCGCAAGCGTATTTCCGGCGCGTCAAGCGGGGGTGCCGCCGCATCCGTTGCTGCCGGAATTACGCCCTTTGCCATCGGCAGCGATGGAGGCGGGTCGACAAGAATACCTGCAGCACTGAATGGCGTGTTCGGGTTCCAGCCCAGTGCCGGGCGCATTCCTTCGCGCAGTCCGGTAAGCGTCCACATGTCGTCGGCGGGTCCCATCACGCAGGATGTCCGCGACGGCGCCATCATAATGCAGGTGCTGGCAGGCCGCGATGCGCGCGACCCAAGCGCCATCGACGAGCCGTCGCCAGACCTTGTGTCTGCGCTTGGCGCCGGTGTGGCCGGAAAGCGGATTGGGTGGAGCCGGGACTGGGGCGTCGTTACCGGCGGCGATCCGCGCGCCATCGATGTGGCGGAGAAAGCTGTCAGGCTGTTCTCTACCGCAGGCGCAAATGTCGAAGTCGCGGACGTTACGCTGCCCGATTCCGCGGCCTGGCCCGTGTTCATCGGGATGAATGAATATTCCTATCGACGCACGGGCCGGCTGCTTGGCTTCAGTGCTGAAAAGCAGGCGCTTTTCACGCCGCCGGTGAAGGCCATGCTTGCCCAGATCAAAGCGATGGGTGGAGAGCTGTTTTCGGCTGACGATTATATGCGGCTGTTCGAGACGCGGGCAGAACTGGTGCGTTGGATTGATACGGTGTTCGAGCGCCATGATTTCATATGCACGCCTACGGTCGGGATGATTGCTCCGTTGATCCCGGATGGTGAATGGGACCAGCCCTACACTGACAAATACTCGATCGACCACATAAGCACCAACTACACATATATAGCCAATGTGCTGGGCTTGCCTGCGGCATCGGTGCCATGTGGGTTCGTCGACGGCATGCCCGTCGGACTGCAGATCATCGGGCCGAGGCTGGCCGACGCGGAAGTATTCGCGGCGGCCCATGCTTTTTCCCGGATTCAGCCCTGGGCTGGGCAGCATCCCTCGATTGCGACAATTTAACACGGCTCACTAGACCGGCGGTGTAAATGGGCATGGCCGGTTTAGTGACCTAACGCTGGCTCTTGCTGAAAGGTCGCCGAATGGCGGCCTTTTATGCGTTTTACGGCTCGCGAGAACGTGATCGAGGCCGGGGCGGTGAGTGCTTGCGCCAGAAGAGTCCCCCGTTGGTAGTTTCAGCGGGACATGTTCTGAACCGCTTGCGCCGAGCGCGCACTAGCACAAAGATATTGCCGCTTTGGGAAGTCGATTTTCCAGAAAGAAAGGGAGCGAACCGAAGTCCGCCCCCCTGCCGGTCCGCTTAAAGCCGGACCGCTTACATGTCAGTGATCAGAAGCTGTACTTGGCTTCCACGCCCCATGTGCGCGGCGGCCCCAGATAGAGGCTGTTGTAAGGTGCAGCAGGCAGAATCACGGAAACGCCGGCCTGATATTCAACATCGAACATGTTCTTGAGATAGAACCCAAGGTCGAAGCCGGAACCGCCGATACCCTTCAGGTCAATGCGGCCATTGGCCAGCGAATAGCCTTCCAGCTGGAAACCCTGCTGCCCGCCGTAATCGGCGGTCATATAGAGATCTCCGCTAAAGATCAGGTCAGCATCTGCCGGCTTGACCGGTGCGATCCAGCTTGCGCTGAACGTACCGGCGAATGTCGGGGTCAGCTTGTTGATCTGCCCCCTGCCAAAAGAGCCCACATTGGGTCCAAGTTCTCCATTGGTGTTTACTGGCAACTGCTTGTCGATGTCAGTCTGGGTTATCGCGCCGTTGAAACCGAGGGTGAAGTTGCTGTCGGGCGAGACGCTGGCGTCGATCTCCACACCATAGATGCTGAGGTCGGCGGCGTTGATGATGAGCGACGACGGCGGCGCATCCAGTGTTCCACGTGGGAAGGTAAAATTGCCCGAATTCGACAGGAACTGCGTTGCATTCTCATACTTCGAATAGAACGCAGCCACGTTGATCCGGCCGCGCCCGCCGCCGAGATTGAAATTCAGCTTCTCGCCGATTTCCACGTCGGTCACGCGTTCCTGCTTGATCGTCTGGTACCCGGTAAGATCGACACAGGATGTCGAATAGTTCCCCGAAGGACAGGTCACCGGATCGGATTCGAACAGCGGGAAGTTCAGGTTCTTCGGACGGACGCCGCGACGGCTGGTAATATAGACCATGAAGTCTGGATTCACCTTATAGTCGAAACCGACGGTCCAGGTGGGATAATCGTCCTTTACCGAGGAGCGACCGAAACCATCGCTGAATTCGGTCGGCGTGCCGACACGGTCCGCAATATTCTGCTTACACTCGTCGAAAGAAACCGATTCAAACGTCGCCGCGTTGCCCGGATTATAGCAGAACTGTGCCTTGTCCCAGCTGTAGCGACCACCGACGTTGAAATTCAGCTTTTCGCTAAGCGGAATCGTGAACTGGCTGTAGATCGCAAAGCTCTGGTTCTTGACGTGCGTCGTCGTGGGCGGAATGCGGCCCAGCGAAGAGAAGGTGGTGAACTGATCGCCTGAAGGACCGGCCGGACCATCGACGCTGTAATATGCGCCGAGAATCCCGTTGAAGCCGCTGTCACTATCGTAGATGAGCTGAAGGTCGTTATCGATATAGTCGCGCACATAGCGCTGTTCGGCATAATAAACGATAAACGGTTGGGTGACGAGCCCACCCAGAAACGGATTGGAAAATCCGCCTTGGTCGAGGATCGGCACGGCGCCCGTGTTGATCCCTTGATCGTTTGTATTTTTGCGATAACCGAAGATGTTGCGGATCGAAAGGCTATCGCTCAAATCCACATCGGTCGTGTTCACGACAGCGATCGACTTGCGATAGGCGCGGCCGCCGTTGATGCCGCCATCAAATGCCCCGCGCGGATTTTCTTGAGCGTAGTCGGCTGCCAGATCAGCGAGAGCGACAGCAGTAGCT
Coding sequences:
- a CDS encoding gamma carbonic anhydrase family protein, with amino-acid sequence MPCYEFQGLRPVVDAASYLHPLASLIGDVIVGPGCYIGPGASLRADFGRIIVERDASIQDNATIHVSTERDTVIKRGATIAHGAVVHGCEIGENCLVGINSVVLDAAILAPECLVAAMSFVPHGMEVPQRSVLMGIPARIVRTLAGEEVSWRNDGDGDYQLLTREALTSLRQTEPLRQVQPDRKRTRIEASAVTLTRRSSD
- a CDS encoding acyl-CoA dehydrogenase family protein — its product is MQRTIFEPEHEQFRDSVRKFMQTEVGPHADRWREAGIVDREVYLKAGEQGLLCVFADEKYGGAGIEDLRFDQIIIEENMRYGDIGFYINLHSDLVAPYIHKLCNDEQRDRFMPGIVSGETVLAVAMTEPSTGSDLAGMKTRAVENGDHWVLNGAKTYISNGILGDLIVVAARTDPDKPHGISLFLVERGMEGFERGRKLDKMGLKSQDTAELFFNDVKVPQANLIGEAGQGFKYLARMLAQERLIAAIGFMATAQTAFDLTLDYVKERRAFGKPIGAFQNTRFKMAQMRAELDMAQTYVDQCVMLLNDKKLTAEDASAAKLLTSELEGRVMDICVQLHGGAGYMEEYRISRMYTDARISRIFAGTSEIMLEIIGRGIGLDERKMN
- a CDS encoding NADP-dependent oxidoreductase; translated protein: MNRRVILVSRPAGIAQAANFAMDRIAVPPLGEGQLRIANRFLSVDPAMRGWIADAGNYSDPVPVGGVMRSLAVGEITESRHPDWREGQIVLGWFGWQEIATVGSDAIVRAVSQPDLSPSLALGVLGINGITAFLALTMVGEPKAGDTLVVSTAAGSVGSAVGQIGRMLGCRTVGIAGGPAKVSQCIVDFGFDAAIDYKAAGLDEALAKACPDGVDIYFDNTSGAISDAVLPHLALHARVVNCGTAAIDRWSPWPTGPRVERHLLVKRARMQGFVVFDHFDRWENSVAKLAQWVRQGKLRYCEDLLDGIEMCPDALAGLYRGENAGKRVIRL
- a CDS encoding amidase — translated: MRTEQSLAWTPAWQLREMMADKSLSPVELTRYFLDRIDRIDPLIHAYITVDREGALAQAALAEKAISNGDTLGPLHGIPISIKDLYATKGLVTTQGSMAMKDLVPTVDEILVERLRNAGAIIVGKTNAPEFATFPRTKTLLAGETLNPWDRKRISGASSGGAAASVAAGITPFAIGSDGGGSTRIPAALNGVFGFQPSAGRIPSRSPVSVHMSSAGPITQDVRDGAIIMQVLAGRDARDPSAIDEPSPDLVSALGAGVAGKRIGWSRDWGVVTGGDPRAIDVAEKAVRLFSTAGANVEVADVTLPDSAAWPVFIGMNEYSYRRTGRLLGFSAEKQALFTPPVKAMLAQIKAMGGELFSADDYMRLFETRAELVRWIDTVFERHDFICTPTVGMIAPLIPDGEWDQPYTDKYSIDHISTNYTYIANVLGLPAASVPCGFVDGMPVGLQIIGPRLADAEVFAAAHAFSRIQPWAGQHPSIATI
- a CDS encoding acetyl-CoA C-acetyltransferase; this encodes MRDVFIYDHVRTPRGRGRADGSLHEIPAIELVTQLLQEIRDRNGLETALLDDVVIGCAQPVGEQGGVLARGAVVNAGYAHSVAGQQLHRFCASGLEAVNNVAAQVASGMASAGIGGGVESMSRVIMGYDSGAWVADPAVALQNYYAPQGLGADMIATLEGYSREAVDQYAVESQRRAAKSWDERNFDRSIVPVKDVMGEVILDNDEYRRPATTMESLAGLKAAFPPFAKMGFGRVAKERYPEIEEINHVHTGGNSSGIVDGSGIVMLGDAEFGKAAGLKPRARIKGWASIGSDPTIMLTAPADVARKALKNVGMEKGDIDLYELNEAFASVVLRFMDHLGVDHDITNVAGGAIALGHPLGATGAMILGTVLDELERRDLNTAMTLLCAGNGLGTATIIERV
- a CDS encoding 3-hydroxyacyl-CoA dehydrogenase NAD-binding domain-containing protein; this translates as MSESAKSKTMRHIKLDKGADGVAILTLDNADESMNVVSGEWLEDMNAAIAELRDDESVTGVIITSGKKAFMAGADLKLMVAGYETMTPTDAFAFSQKATAMHRALETMGKPVACAMNGLALGGGFELALACHHRVLSDDPRAVVGLPEVNLGLLPGSGGTQRLPRLIGRKKGLDLLLSGRSVAPKEALELGLVDEIAPIDQLVDKARQWLATNPPAERIWDVKGYAIPEMRGMIVPEVAMDYSISVAQVAGKHGYHYPAPAAILSCVFEGLQLPMGKALSVESKYFANLLTDPVARNIIRTTFISKQAAEKGARRPEGVAKSEVKKLGVLGAGMMGAGIALVAAKAGIDVVLIDRDTTTAAKGKAYSEKVFGKAVERGKMPQDKADAALAHITPTDDFALLDGCDLVVEAVFEDMGIKAETTQKAEAVLPESAVFATNTSTLPISELAKASKRPDQYIGLHFFSPVDRMGLVEVIMGEQTSDETLAKSLDFIAQIRKTPIVVNDAQGFYTSRVFRMFIFEGAAMLEDGVEPARIENAAKAAGFPIGPLALLDEVTIDLPFKILKDAEGKDGNLYTIERGGKVLDRMLELGRGSRKAGAGFYEYAEDGSKHLWEGLGTEFPVSDDQPDQEELKKRFLYSQANETAQCLEEGVLETAQDADLGAILGWGFPVWTGGTLSYIDTIGVAEFVKDASRLADNYGARFAPSKWLQDRAAANTAFYPPIKTG
- a CDS encoding flavin reductase family protein, producing MIEAKSLRDALGNFATGVTIVTTSHDGRNVGLTANSFNSVSLDPPLVLWSLAKKSSNIEAFTSVDAFAVHILGADQEALSNRFATPGIDKFEGVEFETSAGGVPLLQDCAARFECRTAYRYDGGDHIIFVGEVLDLEQSEKEPLLFHRGKYARKTFPGGGDGQNRRDLNYLIARAYFMLTDDVRLEASGLGLSQVDHYALSVLMQGGPATVEEVNSMLDASGWQWREDDIQRLVAEGYIELSEDASIALTKAGRETMIGLFAKAKAMEAGAQKAFSAGELDQLRSLLSLLLDTLDHHGDNRSTQHLEVMNALQTDQDD
- a CDS encoding CaiB/BaiF CoA-transferase family protein, whose amino-acid sequence is MPHGPLAGIRIVEMDAIGPVPLCGMILSGLGAEVVRVTRPGGHSAWGDIGDAVVLRGRTEVQLDLKSDKGKQALLELADHADALIEGARPGVMERLGLGPPECLARNPSLVFARMTGWGQEGDLSKTAGHDINYIAMTGALHAIGKKGEPPTVPLNLVGDYAGGTMFMALGIVSAVLSARQTGRGQVVDAAMVDGVANLLGLYHAFVANGLWQDEPESNLLDGGAPFYQCYLCHCGGSVAVGALEPQFFAALLDGLNVPQDRYDQNDRSQWPAMQAEFKRIFASASRDDWEQRFAGTDACVSPVLSLSEATRHPVNAERSVFIDHNGVMQAAPAPRFSATPGQVTPSRSATVEDIVDAWTTAG